The Brassica napus cultivar Da-Ae chromosome C7, Da-Ae, whole genome shotgun sequence genomic interval AGCTTGTGGTCTCTGtttaaataaccaaaatgaaaattgAGCCGCTTGTAACAGAATGAGAGAGCTTCTTTGGTTGCATTGCATGTCACCCTTGGGAAGTGGCGGGTTTTGCTGCTTCATTCAGTTCGTGTGGTGTAACCAAACCCAACGCACTTGTTTCTAACCAATCTAGGCTCAACTTTTGTATGCAACAAACAAGATTAATCAAATTGAGATCAATGATCTTTTAGATCCCGTTTGTGTCTTGAAACGTTCTTGAGGGTTATCTGGATTAAACTAAATTCATATGGTTCAACCcttcaacaaacaaaaaattgtaCAGTACATTGCAAACCATATGCGATCTTTTAACCTTATCAACTCTCACTAACGGGAACTACTAATACTCAACAAAAATATCTCTACAATATATTATTACTTGGACCAAAACTTCACAAAGGCTGTCAAAAAAGCTTTCAGAACTACCAAAAGGGGGTTTGTTTCCGGTCCTGCCACGTTAGATTGCCCTTTCCACGATTCACTGCACAGAAAAAGATGAAAGCAAGAAAAGGAATGCATGTGAAACCTCTGGAGAACCAAAACACAATACTAAAGCATAACTAAGACTAGGGAGTTTGTTAAACTCACAGTTTAATTTGGTTTAATGTTGCAATGTTTCCTTTCTGAGAGCACGAAGCATcgaatttctttttttccacGGTTGCCTTCTCTACACTTGTGACTTCACTCCTTGCTATGTCGTTCTTACAACTTCCAGACTGTTACACAGTTCAAAATTTCATCGGTAAACACAGTTTCTAAGAGGAATCAACTAATAGATTTGCATACATGAACTTCCAAAACAGCTAGGAAAGATTCAAGACGTCGACTATATTCTATAATCAATGTTCTTAGTCCACAATCATGAAATACTCTATCCTAAACTCAAACAAGATGTTCACAAATAAGTCATGCAACTAACATAACGGAACCAGGACAACCTGctgaatgtaaaaaaaaaaaacaaaacataaacttgGGGAAAAGTTTTACCTCAGTACCAGATGTTGGCATAATTGGCTGTTCGGTTGTTAAACTTCCATAACGAAATTCCTTAGTGTCATGGATGTTGCCAATCACAGCTTTCTCTTCAACTTTCTTTTCTATATAGTGACAGAGATATGATTTGGCATTTGAGCAACAACAGTGACTTCTTCAGTCCCTTGTTCTTCAAGTACAGCAGAAATGGATGACGGAATCTCTACAAgatcttcagtgctgctatcaTTTTCCACCTTTGCCTCAGTTTCTTTCCCAGCCTCACAAACTTTAGCCAACTCACTAGGAGTTACTGAGAATGTCTCAACAACTGTTTCTGCTGGCAACAAATCAATTGTGCCTAATGTATCCTTGATTGCTGCTTTATCATCTTTCACACTTTGGTTATTGTTCAAAGGGTTTTTGCCTTCTGATTCAATGAAATGTATCTCTGCCTCAAATCCTATGTCTTTGTTATCCACCTCGACTTCTTTATCCTGGGGTAAACTATCACATATTGTCTCCCCATTATCATCATGCATCCCTGCATCAATCACTTCACTGCAAGATGCTGCTGCAAACTGAGTCCTGGATACGTCAGTAGAAGAGCCCACTGGCTCGGAAAGTTTATAACCATTCACTTCCCTGTACTTCGATATATCAGATCCTCTGTCGTCCAGGCCAACCTTGCTAACATTAATGTATTCCACCATTTACAGGTGACTTAGCCTCCACAGGCTCGGAGCGAGAATGTAAACCGTCTGGAGACAAAAATAGAGGGGGCACAGGATTCATCAGGACAGTGGATCTTGAAAGAGATTGATCTTGCAACTGGTCATCACCTGGCGTCAAGAAGAATCAAGTCACTAGTACCAAGGACTCTATTTTCTTGGATGATCTCTCTGACAATCTCTCTAATGGTGTAGAAAGAGCCACCAACTTCTTTGTGAGTGAGGCTAAGTGAAGGAAAGCTCCCATTGTTTAGCCTTCGATGCCTGTAAAAATAACAATCACTAATTGCAATTAGGAGGAAAAAAATACACTTTAAAAGGGGAAAAAGgaatgaagttttttttgcgTACTTGTTAATGAAAGATTTGACCAGTGGTCTTCCTCTCCTCTTTTGGAATCCGATTACGCGTCCTCTTGCCTACAGAGTCGTGTGGCTTGGCGAGAGCAAATATCTGCCCAGCGCAACTAGTCTTATTTGCAGAAGAGAGTAGTTGATGATTATGTTAGGACCAGAGTCACCAGACAAACATTACAAGTctacaatatattatttaacaaaaacattACATTAGATCCGGTTAGTTCATCATTTCCAAACAAGAACTGCTAATCTCGAAACACACGAAACGAAGTTCTTAACAGAttaaagagagaagaaagaggaCAATTGAATTGTTCAAATAGCAAAAGAACTTAATTGATAGAGAAGAATAAGAGATGAGAAAGCGAGAAGGGAAGTGTTTTGTAGGGTTTACCTGCTTGATTgcgagaagaaggagaagaagaagacgaagagagaTTAGATTTCACGAGTCATCTGGGGACTAAAAAACCTACGCAGCAGTACAGACAGAACACAGTTTGCGACTGTCGGGAGGCGCAAGCGGGAATTTGAGTTTACCTTCAGGGGCAAAAGCGTACTTTGACTTCTTAAATTTTGACGGTGTCCTTATACCAGTAGGATCTTGTGAGGCTGAATCTGCAGAGATCGCGACCAGTTTCTATAATGTGATTTGTAATAATTATACAAGTAAAGACCAAAAGGATACACGATTGATTTGGAAAAACGGACAGAACTAAATTGTCCTGATGCGCTGCCATCACTAGGACCAAAAGATGTGCTAGTTTCAAAGATTTGTCTCAAGTTATTTATATGAGCCTCTATTTTCATAAGTCAATGACAGCTCATTTGGCTTCAAAATGATTAAAACGCATTAAATAGAGATGATGAttactaatttattatttattattattattagtatcCCTAATCGGTTTAATACTTTGGTTTAGTTCTTCGAATGTAGAAAAAGTCGTACgccaataataataaaagtaaaagtaaaaaacaccttcttttttttttttacttggatttatttatttatagatttttggatttattagatgttaaatcatttaaaaagtaGCGGACgccaaaaatataatgaaatagagtttaataggCGTCTTTAGGTCACAGGGATTTTCTCTTTCATCtttctctctaatctctcaatCCTCTTGTTGGAAGCTCAATTTACAGAGAGAATAAAAATCAATCGCTACGACTCAAGGAAAGCCTCGTGGAATCTCAGTACTGAAGAAGATTACAAAGCTGGTGCCTCCCTTGTTTCGATTCTGTCTCTCcgccccccccctccttcttaATCTCGTTTGGTCACGGAGTCTGGAGTGTGGTTAAAGGGTTATTAATCCTTATCTATGCGATCGTTCTCGATACTTTGATGCCTCAGGATCACGCATCTTGGGATCGGAAGGAGCTCCCCAGGCTAAGGAAGCGTGATAGGCCCTCCGAGCCACCACCGCCCTTCGATTCgcctccttctccttcttctcacCGCGACTTTTCACGTTGGGGATCTGCTTCTGACTTCCGCAGGCCTAATTGTATCTCCCCTCCCTCTCTCTCGCTTATTAGGGCTTAGAATCCCGCCGCCTCtctctgttttgttttcttttcttttgaattgaCTTCTTCTTACCTTATctcggtttagggtttagatcgATAGGAAGTGAATTGATGATGAGTCTATTCTAAAAAggagcaatttttttttttttttttttagcttctttttttttttgcttataaatcTGATAATTGGAAAAAAGAACTTAACTTTGCTCCCGAGTCATTATCCTACCAGACTTGTTTCCAGGAATACAAGTCTCCAGAGTCGTGGATTGTTGTTAGTTTAGTTTTACATGTTATAGAATTTGATGACAGTAGGTATTGTTCTTACATCTGGTTGATGTGAATTTTTGAGACCCACGTGTGGGATTCTTTTGTCTTGTAGAATTTGCGGAGTTATTGCGCTATGATGCTTCTTGGTTCTTATATCCTCTTTGAGATTcaaaagttatattatatatttggatGAATATATGGTTCTTGTAGAGTTTCTAATTTTCATTGTCTTTAATATTTTCTGAAGGTAATGGTAAGCAGGGCGGAAGGTACGACTTTGAGGAGGAAACTAGTCATGGTTACACATCTTCCCGGTCCAGTGCTCGGATGTTTGAGAATGACTACCATAGACCGTTGGCACCACGTGGAGACTGGCGATATGCCAGGAATTTCAGGGATGATAGGGTTCCGTTTAGCCACAAGGACTGGAAGGGCGATACATGGGAGATGAACAACGGATCTTCTAGAGATTTTGAGAGGCCGTTTGGTGTTAGAAATGGTCGGAGGTCAGTTGATGAAAGGCCGCCACATGCTTCAGATACTCATACTACTCTGGTGAACACTTGGGATCCTCCACCCAACTTCACACATCAGCCTGAAATGTGTACCCCAGTTCGGACACTCAAATTTGCAAATGAGCAAAACAATTCTGATCAAAGGCCATCATCACTTCCTATAGATCCTCGTCCTGATCGGCCTTCTTCGGAGAACAGCTATGACAATAAAGAGTGTTCTACAGAAAACCAATGCAATGGTTTGATGTATGCTCGAAGGTTAGCTTATGATAATTCATTAGAACCTCCAATCCGCAATACAGAGCTAGAGGGGACTCGGAAACCGCACCTGAAAGACATGCAAGACAATAGATTACGTGGAGTCGGTGATTTAGACGGTGCCATGAAAAGTGGGAAGGAGAGTTCTCTGGGAGCAGTTGGAAAACTTCCAGTATGGCCGCAGGATCACACATCTTGGGATCGGAAGGAGCTCCTAAGGCCAAGGAAGCGTGAGAGGCCCTCCGAGCCACCTTttgattctccttcttctcaCCATGTTCCCCGCGAGTATTCACGTTGGGGATCTGGTGACTTCCGCAGGCCTAATTGTAAGTGCTCTATCACCCTCCCTCTTTTTTTCTATCTCTTGCTTCCTTGTCATCTTTTTCTCGCTTTAAGTGCTTAGAGGTCTATCTTTAtgttgtttcttttatattGAGTTCTTGTCTTATCCcgatttagggtttttattgGAGCATTACTACAACTTTGAAGATCGTTACCAAGTGAATTGATGAGGCTACTCTTAAAAGGagcaatttttaatttattggaAATCTAATACTCAGGTAGATATAGTTTGCCGGCAAGACTAGTTTGTTATCTCAATTGAGTTAGTATCCCTTTGCTCATTAATCTGAAAATAGGATGGAAGATCGTAACTTTGTTCCTTAGGCATCATCCTACAAGTCTTGTTTCCATGAATAGAAGTCTCCAAAATCGTGGATTGTCGTTAGTTTAGTTTTACATGTTATAGATTCTGATGACAATATGTGTATTGATTTGTGGTTTACATCTATAGTTTTTCTGGTACGTTTGAATTTGGAACCCATGTGTGGAATTTTTTGTCTCCTAGAATTTGATGACTTGTTGCACTATGATGTTTCTTGGTTCTTATATCCTCTTTGGGAAGATTATACTACATGTTTTTCTCAGCAGAATATGTTTTGGGAGAGATACCTTTTTCAGAAGTTAGTACTTGGATGAATATGGTTCTTGCAGAGTTTCTAATTTTCATCTTCCTCTTTGTCTTCAATATTTTCTGAAGGTCATGGTAAGCAGGGCGGGAGGTACCAGTTTGCGGAGGAGACTAGTCATGACTACTATAGACAATCAGCACCACGTGGAGACTGGCGATATACCAGGAATTGCAGGGATGATAGGGTTCCTTTAAGCCAGAAGGAGAAGTGCAATACATTGGACATGAGCAACAGCTCTTCTCGAGCTTTTGAGAGGCCATGTGGTGTTAGAAATGGTCGGAGGTCAGTTGATGAAAGGCCGCTACATGCTTCAGATGCTCATACTACTCTGGTGAACTCTTGGGATTCACCCAACTCCACTCATCAGCCGGACATTGAGATGTGTACCCCAGTCCAGACTCTCAAATTTAAAAACGAGCTGAAATTTTCTGATCAAAGGCCATCACTTCCTATAGATCCTCATTCTGACTGTCTTAGCTTGTCTGAACGGCCTTCTTCGGAAAACAGTTATGAAAATAAGGAGTGTTCTACTGCAAATCAGTCCAATGGTTTGATGTATGCTCGAAGGTTAGCTAATGATAATTCATTAGATCCTCCAATCCGCCATGCAGAGCTAGAGGGGACTCGGAAACAGCTTCACCTGGAAAACATGGAAGATAATAGGTTACGTGGAGGGTTACGTGGAGTCAGTGATTTAGACGGTACCATGAAAAGTGGGAAGGAGAGTTCTCTGGGAGCAACTGGGAAACCTCCAGTATGTTCTGGGAGTTTTTCGTCTCAGAGTTCAGGTTTTAGTCACTCAAGTAGCTTTAAAAGCTTGGGGGCTGGTGACTCCAGCGATCGAAAGCAGAAAGTTATTCCTAAAATTGTTGCTGCGACGCAATCTTCTTCAGGAGATGCTACTGCATGCGCCACAACAACTCTGTCCGAGGAGATGATCGCTAGAAAGAAACGTCTTGGGTGGGGGGAGGGCCTAGCGAAATATGAGAATAAGAAAGTTGATGTTAACACAACCGAGGATGGAACGGCTTTATTGGAAAACGGTACAGGGGAATTGCGTTCTTTGAACAAAAATATTACTGATGAAAGTCCTACAGCAGCTATTGCTCCAGATTATGGTTCCCCTACAACTCCATCCTCTGTAGATTGCAGTTCATCACCAGGTACAGTACATTTTGTAATTCGTCACTCTGTGTGCTATTTGGAGCTATGAATGATTTTCCTATTACCTGAGCTCTTCTGTCATATACCTGATCTTGTAAACACTGATtttcgttctctttttttttcatgtctTGCACTTGTTTTTTATACATTCACCCCTTATCTTCTGCAAATAACAATGTAACATACccatgtaattttatttttgtgtgtgcAGGGTTTGCAGATAAATCATCTGCGAAGGCTGCTATAGGTGCTAGTGATGTCAGTAACATGTGCCGTTCACCAAGTCCCGTGTCTAGTAATTACCTTGAACGACTTCCAATCAATATAGATGAGCTTGATGACGTTTCAATGGAACGATTTGGCTGTTTGCTCAGTGAGTTGCTTGGTACTGATGATCCTGTTATAGGGGATTTCTGTTCCGCTCAGTTGACATCAATGAACAGATTACTTGCCTGGAAAGGTGATATTTTGAAAGCTGTGGAGATGGCTGAGTCTGAAATTGATCTGCTTGAAAACAAACAGAAGGCACTAAAAATTGAAGGTCGAAGACAGTGTCGTGCTGTTGAACCCAGTTCATACGTTTGTCAGGGGGATGAAAATGTGTTCAAGAAGCAGGAAAATCCTTGTATTTTGGGCCCCAAGATAGTAGCTTCCTCTGTAGCTGAAACGCTGGTTAGAGATCCTGTTCATCAGGCTGTTTCAGCCAAGGCTCCTGTTGAAATCTTTGGAGATAGTACTGGAGAAGTTAAATCTCTAACCCAGGCCTTTGCCACTGCCGGAAGCAATGAAGATATTTTACCCATACCGTCTGTGAGGGCAGTTGCTTCTTCCAAAGCGATTAACACATCTGCTGTTTCCAGTCAGGAAGCTATTGACCTTTTTTCTGCTGATGATATGGTCTCTAATGAAGACTTGCACTGTGCTAAGTTATTATCTACCAATAAGATATATGCCAGTGAATCATCTGGAGTATTTAATGAATTGCTTCCAAGAGAATTCAGTTCGTTTGATGACTCACGATTCCTTGGCGTACGTCAAAGACAGTTTGATTCTCATGTCAAAGA includes:
- the LOC106409513 gene encoding uncharacterized protein LOC106409513 isoform X1 — translated: MPQDHASWDRKELPRLRKRDRPSEPPPPFDSPPSPSSHRDFSRWGSASDFRRPNCNGKQGGRYDFEEETSHGYTSSRSSARMFENDYHRPLAPRGDWRYARNFRDDRVPFSHKDWKGDTWEMNNGSSRDFERPFGVRNGRRSVDERPPHASDTHTTLVNTWDPPPNFTHQPEMCTPVRTLKFANEQNNSDQRPSSLPIDPRPDRPSSENSYDNKECSTENQCNGLMYARRLAYDNSLEPPIRNTELEGTRKPHLKDMQDNRLRGVGDLDGAMKSGKESSLGAVGKLPVWPQDHTSWDRKELLRPRKRERPSEPPFDSPSSHHVPREYSRWGSGDFRRPNCHGKQGGRYQFAEETSHDYYRQSAPRGDWRYTRNCRDDRVPLSQKEKCNTLDMSNSSSRAFERPCGVRNGRRSVDERPLHASDAHTTLVNSWDSPNSTHQPDIEMCTPVQTLKFKNELKFSDQRPSLPIDPHSDCLSLSERPSSENSYENKECSTANQSNGLMYARRLANDNSLDPPIRHAELEGTRKQLHLENMEDNRLRGGLRGVSDLDGTMKSGKESSLGATGKPPVCSGSFSSQSSGFSHSSSFKSLGAGDSSDRKQKVIPKIVAATQSSSGDATACATTTLSEEMIARKKRLGWGEGLAKYENKKVDVNTTEDGTALLENGTGELRSLNKNITDESPTAAIAPDYGSPTTPSSVDCSSSPGFADKSSAKAAIGASDVSNMCRSPSPVSSNYLERLPINIDELDDVSMERFGCLLSELLGTDDPVIGDFCSAQLTSMNRLLAWKGDILKAVEMAESEIDLLENKQKALKIEGRRQCRAVEPSSYVCQGDENVFKKQENPCILGPKIVASSVAETLVRDPVHQAVSAKAPVEIFGDSTGEVKSLTQAFATAGSNEDILPIPSVRAVASSKAINTSAVSSQEAIDLFSADDMVSNEDLHCAKLLSTNKIYASESSGVFNELLPREFSSFDDSRFLGVRQRQFDSHVKEKIADRIELLRAREKILLLRFKAFQFAWKKDLHQLALTKHQPKSNKRTEVLPNAKISGRLKLPQPLRLRLSSSAQRRDSVASTTELVSYMKKLQNGTHLTPFRDILRMPAMILDEKERARSRFISSNGMIEDPCDVEKERTKINPWTPEEKETFLDMLAMHGKDFKKIASYLSQKTTADCVEYYYKNHKSDSFGKIKKQRGYGKEGKHTYMLAPRKKWNREMGAASLDILGAVSIIASNAGKVASTRQISSKRITLRGSSSSSSLQHDGKYSEGCSHSFGFPRKRNLGADVVAVGPLSSEQINSREECMYHLKIDPAAKKPRISHSTHNENSNEDDDSCSEESCEETGPIHWTDAERSAFIQGFSLFGKNFASLSSFVRTRSPDQCRVFFSKVRKCLGLECRQSGSANVSTSASVDNANEGVGGSDLEDPCAMESIAAICNDGVSAKIGLNSPTSPFNMNQDGANHSGSANVEAGLSRSEQDIGLTLLCLKDGTSLVNNACSNGDFPGVVSEPLVNNITGETQCQAAEQINSNDPLSMEIDEGNLTSVAEETIKSSDQLSMELEEGNLTPVAVSSDPLYCGASAIIVETPTESSHKGSGGEGAALPNQSSKQQDGVNEAANRAINNGLEAEAAPSSFRYPECLHHVPIEEDLVDVSVPQGDPSCHTESELSNSLVVQTNNMGWQFSEVNLNLDRRLRIVGHAKPEQSGRLNATSTEPCQIPWRSFTQDPSRISRSKSDLIVNNQHTGEGFSLKKCTSSATKPLTVFHKDGRSGHSRRHSFSLSDSERLDKNGDVKLFGTVLTADDNGSKQKQNPGGSIRSSSTLSGDHQYINQQHLQNVPITSYSFWDGSRIQTVLTSLPESAKLLASYPEALSTHLKQQVVSSKEIQLDVSGILSFGKHIEERADVSSGKDER